One genomic segment of Desulforamulus reducens MI-1 includes these proteins:
- a CDS encoding HD-GYP domain-containing protein: MRRVSIDVVKPGMKVGRAIRNSNGQVLLNAGIVLNEKYVARLKSLGVLSLYIDDGLLPDIQVDDVIPEITRVKAVQQVKDMLQAHSRSMGGSVSGADKIYGTINEIIDQLLNNAKLMVELVDIRTMDDYVFAHSVNVCVLALMTGITLGYERPKLFHLGMGALLHDIGKMHVPKEILDKPGALTDEEYAEVKKHPEYGLNILRDNPHVSSLSRLVVYQHHERYNGDGYPKRLKDSEIHKFAQITGMVDMYDALTADRVYRRAFPPHEAYEMILGSGNYLFDYQIIEPFLSNIAAYPAGTIVELSTGEIAVVIRTQKGLSQYPKVRILYDKEKNTLRETVEIDLFDCRNIVINRVVDEPESFIEGNNQVK, translated from the coding sequence ATGCGGCGGGTATCAATAGATGTGGTAAAACCTGGTATGAAAGTCGGTAGAGCCATCCGAAACAGTAATGGCCAAGTGCTTCTAAATGCCGGCATTGTACTGAATGAAAAGTATGTTGCGCGCCTCAAATCATTGGGTGTTCTGTCGTTATACATAGATGACGGGCTTTTACCAGATATTCAGGTAGATGATGTAATACCTGAAATTACGAGAGTAAAGGCTGTTCAACAGGTAAAGGATATGCTACAGGCCCATTCACGATCAATGGGGGGCAGTGTCTCCGGAGCCGATAAAATATATGGTACCATTAATGAGATTATTGACCAGTTGTTAAATAACGCCAAGTTAATGGTAGAACTGGTTGATATAAGAACAATGGACGATTATGTCTTTGCCCATTCAGTAAATGTGTGTGTGTTGGCACTAATGACGGGTATTACACTGGGGTATGAAAGGCCCAAATTATTTCATCTGGGTATGGGTGCCCTGTTACATGATATAGGAAAAATGCATGTGCCGAAAGAGATATTAGACAAGCCAGGTGCCTTAACCGATGAAGAATATGCAGAAGTAAAAAAACACCCGGAATATGGGCTGAATATTCTCAGAGATAATCCCCATGTCAGCAGTTTATCGCGTTTGGTTGTGTACCAACACCATGAAAGATATAACGGTGATGGTTACCCCAAGAGATTAAAGGACTCGGAGATTCATAAATTTGCTCAAATCACGGGCATGGTGGATATGTACGATGCCTTAACAGCAGACCGAGTTTACCGTAGGGCCTTCCCCCCCCATGAAGCCTATGAGATGATTTTAGGCTCTGGTAATTACTTATTTGACTATCAGATTATTGAACCTTTTTTATCCAACATAGCGGCCTATCCAGCAGGAACCATTGTTGAATTGAGTACAGGTGAAATAGCCGTGGTTATAAGGACCCAAAAGGGCCTTTCACAATATCCTAAAGTAAGAATACTGTATGATAAGGAGAAGAACACTCTGAGAGAAACTGTTGAAATTGATCTATTTGATTGTAGAAACATCGTTATCAATCGAGTGGTAGATGAACCTGAGTCTTTTATAGAAGGGAATAACCAGGTAAAATAA
- a CDS encoding S1C family serine protease, which produces MSKWRNIAVCTLIIAFLSGIMFAAGCTLIKDISPKENIAQQQEGVANAGMPGVGPNAIADIVEKVSPAVVKITTVVAVKGYIDNNPFLNDPFFRQFFGENAQPKYQSGLGSGFIISKDGYILTNDHVVEGAQKISVLVKGYKKPYEAKLIGADPSMDLAVLKIEGKEFPTLPLGDSKKIRVGNWVIAIGSPFGLEDTVTIGVISAKERPLEIDNRTFEHLLQTDASINPGNSGGPLLNLNGEVIGINTAINAQAQGIGFAIPTSTVKEIIDDLIQQGKVKRPWLGVQIQPVTQDIANFLGYDGTTGAVIYGVVPDGPAAKAGIQEGDIVLSIDDTKIDDPDTLIKTMQKKKVGTKVSMKVFRKGKTIQITVLTDERPANVK; this is translated from the coding sequence ATGTCCAAATGGAGGAATATAGCTGTCTGTACCTTAATTATTGCATTCCTGTCTGGAATCATGTTTGCTGCGGGTTGTACCTTAATTAAGGATATTAGCCCAAAGGAAAATATAGCACAGCAGCAGGAAGGAGTAGCTAACGCCGGTATGCCGGGAGTGGGACCGAATGCCATTGCAGACATAGTAGAAAAGGTTAGTCCGGCAGTTGTTAAAATTACGACGGTGGTGGCGGTGAAAGGCTACATAGATAACAACCCATTTCTAAATGATCCGTTTTTTAGACAATTCTTTGGAGAAAATGCGCAACCCAAGTATCAGAGTGGTTTAGGTTCTGGATTTATTATTTCTAAGGATGGTTATATTTTGACCAATGATCATGTTGTTGAAGGTGCTCAAAAAATTAGTGTGCTAGTGAAAGGATATAAAAAGCCCTATGAAGCAAAACTCATAGGAGCAGATCCTTCAATGGATTTGGCAGTATTAAAAATTGAGGGAAAGGAGTTCCCAACCTTACCACTGGGGGATTCAAAAAAAATACGGGTAGGCAATTGGGTGATAGCCATTGGGAGCCCCTTTGGGTTGGAAGACACTGTTACCATTGGTGTCATTAGTGCTAAGGAACGTCCTTTAGAAATCGACAACCGTACCTTTGAACACCTACTACAAACGGATGCATCCATCAACCCAGGTAACAGTGGGGGTCCCTTGCTCAATTTAAATGGGGAAGTAATTGGTATAAATACTGCCATCAATGCCCAAGCCCAGGGTATTGGTTTTGCGATACCCACCAGCACCGTGAAAGAAATAATTGATGATTTGATTCAGCAGGGAAAAGTGAAGAGACCATGGCTAGGTGTACAAATCCAGCCGGTAACCCAGGATATTGCCAATTTTCTTGGTTATGATGGTACAACAGGAGCTGTCATCTATGGAGTTGTACCTGATGGACCAGCAGCTAAAGCCGGTATACAAGAGGGTGACATTGTCTTAAGCATTGATGATACAAAGATTGATGACCCGGATACATTAATAAAAACCATGCAGAAGAAGAAGGTAGGTACCAAGGTGTCAATGAAAGTGTTCCGCAAGGGAAAGACCATCCAAATCACTGTTCTTACAGATGAAAGACCAGCAAATGTAAAATAA
- a CDS encoding lactate racemase domain-containing protein: protein MEIKFPYGQSTLSIAIEDRNIAGFVTPELPLAVDSLQEIRRALKNPIANPGLKEIVKEKHPRSIVILVTDISRPIPYQEILEGLLEELQAGGGDAQIKFIIATGAHRPNTELETAEVFGKMAQQYTFLNHDCDSNLVAMGTLKDGTKLLINKDVSEADMVIITSCIMPHNLAGFSGGPKLILPGVAGRKTIEANHSMMTSQQVGPGNIRNNPISEQIVEAASLVGVDFSL from the coding sequence ATGGAAATCAAATTTCCTTATGGACAAAGCACTTTATCTATCGCCATTGAAGATAGGAATATTGCTGGCTTTGTAACACCAGAACTACCACTGGCGGTTGACTCGCTGCAAGAAATTCGTAGGGCCCTAAAAAATCCTATTGCCAACCCTGGTTTAAAAGAAATTGTAAAGGAAAAACATCCCAGGAGCATTGTAATATTAGTTACAGATATATCCAGGCCAATTCCTTATCAAGAAATACTAGAGGGATTACTAGAAGAATTACAAGCAGGCGGTGGTGATGCGCAGATTAAATTTATTATTGCCACCGGAGCCCATAGGCCCAATACAGAGCTGGAAACAGCAGAGGTCTTTGGCAAAATGGCCCAACAGTACACCTTTTTAAACCATGACTGTGATAGTAACCTAGTTGCAATGGGCACTTTAAAAGATGGCACTAAATTGTTGATAAACAAAGATGTGTCAGAGGCGGATATGGTTATCATAACAAGCTGTATTATGCCGCATAATTTGGCCGGTTTTTCGGGAGGGCCAAAGCTTATATTGCCTGGTGTGGCAGGCAGAAAAACCATTGAAGCAAACCATAGTATGATGACAAGCCAACAGGTGGGACCTGGAAACATTAGGAACAATCCCATTTCTGAGCAAATTGTAGAAGCAGCAAGTTTGGTTGGAGTGGATTTTAGCTTGTAA
- a CDS encoding polysaccharide deacetylase family protein, translating to MYLNVFKLAGIAFFIYILLPTFLGRVLSIGSYRRGNKHSGKVALTFDDGPDPLFTAQVLDILQQYNAKASFFVVGNHAKKHPELIQRILAEGHSLGTHGYHHSFAWLQGPIASIREIMLGHKSIALIDGKLPLYFRPSWGVFNLATYLYTLLSQQKTVLWTFMTWDWDAKSSAESIHDIVTRKTRSGSIIVFHDRCTGFGAAAEGPVKMVQALPIILKELKCKGLEPVNLEQLMLYDDVGFIKKNLRRLWQVWELCFDRIAGLKPVGNEGLFRLAVRSYRGQTLKLPDGTLLSPGDKVIELHLNNDFLQQLTTKARSLEATAIALLRETRRSLPLLAKFISQDPACNGTKALIGITMIHRGTPQLGFTVYDLSPRIRSLVAWYQRWLLFLMHPGGLSHIRRQWSKLVPKKVIITRNELLNRYLLR from the coding sequence ATGTATCTTAACGTTTTTAAGCTCGCTGGCATAGCATTCTTTATTTACATACTGTTACCAACATTCCTGGGCAGGGTCCTTTCCATTGGATCCTATCGTAGGGGAAACAAACACTCAGGCAAAGTGGCCTTAACCTTTGATGACGGGCCGGATCCACTTTTCACCGCCCAGGTCCTCGATATTCTTCAACAGTATAATGCCAAAGCAAGCTTTTTCGTGGTAGGTAACCACGCCAAAAAACACCCGGAATTAATTCAACGTATCCTAGCAGAGGGACATAGCTTGGGCACCCATGGCTATCACCACAGCTTTGCTTGGCTGCAAGGACCTATTGCTTCCATTCGAGAAATAATGCTGGGACATAAGTCAATAGCATTGATAGATGGTAAATTGCCACTATACTTCCGCCCCTCCTGGGGGGTCTTTAATCTAGCAACCTACCTATATACGCTGTTGTCCCAACAAAAAACGGTACTCTGGACTTTCATGACCTGGGATTGGGATGCGAAATCCTCTGCGGAAAGTATCCATGATATTGTTACCCGCAAAACTAGGTCCGGCTCTATTATTGTCTTTCATGACCGTTGCACCGGCTTTGGTGCGGCGGCAGAAGGACCAGTCAAAATGGTGCAGGCTCTGCCGATTATCCTTAAGGAACTGAAATGCAAAGGCTTAGAACCTGTAAATCTGGAACAATTAATGCTTTACGATGACGTTGGCTTTATAAAGAAAAACCTGCGCAGGTTATGGCAGGTTTGGGAGTTATGTTTTGATCGAATAGCTGGCCTAAAGCCAGTTGGTAATGAGGGATTATTTCGTCTAGCAGTAAGAAGTTATAGAGGACAGACCTTGAAACTACCAGACGGTACTTTATTATCTCCTGGGGATAAGGTAATAGAGCTTCACTTAAATAATGACTTTCTGCAACAACTTACAACAAAAGCCCGTTCTCTGGAGGCAACAGCCATTGCCCTGCTGCGAGAAACCCGACGTTCGTTACCACTACTGGCTAAGTTTATTTCTCAGGACCCTGCTTGCAACGGTACTAAGGCCCTCATAGGCATCACTATGATTCACAGGGGTACTCCCCAGCTAGGATTTACGGTCTACGATTTATCCCCTAGGATTCGTTCCCTAGTGGCCTGGTATCAAAGATGGTTGTTGTTTTTAATGCATCCCGGTGGACTATCCCACATTCGTCGCCAGTGGAGCAAACTGGTACCAAAAAAGGTGATCATTACCCGTAATGAGCTTTTAAATCGCTATCTACTGAGGTAA
- a CDS encoding MFS transporter, with amino-acid sequence MLNIMNLKPQDYAFVLLLFITELTRSAFFLTFWPLYSAEALHFSLFSAGLVVSAHYLIETLLKSFAGSLLDRRGRPVLLLGLLISFISLIGLYHVRSQWLALLLSGTFGLGFTPVWLAVISNVAPTGCSNRAARMGFVFSAWLLGMGIGPVGVNFVLARGYQNTFKIFIFLWALGLVIALLAPFAAKTTAINFTILDQVKRLASDRMVVQILLPGMFLQTLAASLLLPILPLYATHVLDLSTQQYGLLLTIGGATAILFLVPMGRMVDRFSVRNLLSLGFLLSALLLGLFPLIRNLKLIVFLVFLVGFSYAIILPAWNSLLAKAIPEEQQATGWGIFTTLEGLGIAAGPTLGGAIATSLHPAGAIYMSAFILAFMGIFYVLYPVEELLKNQEKENVS; translated from the coding sequence TTGCTTAACATAATGAATTTAAAGCCACAGGATTATGCTTTTGTTTTATTGCTTTTTATTACAGAATTAACCAGAAGTGCTTTTTTTCTTACCTTTTGGCCACTGTATTCAGCAGAAGCTTTGCATTTTTCTTTATTTAGTGCTGGTTTGGTGGTTTCTGCCCACTATTTAATAGAAACGCTTCTTAAATCCTTTGCAGGTTCTCTATTGGATCGTCGTGGACGACCTGTATTGTTACTGGGTTTGTTAATCAGCTTCATTTCCTTAATTGGCTTATACCATGTTAGATCCCAATGGTTAGCCCTATTATTATCTGGTACTTTTGGCCTGGGTTTTACTCCGGTATGGCTGGCTGTTATCAGCAATGTTGCTCCAACTGGTTGCTCCAATCGGGCTGCCAGAATGGGGTTCGTTTTTTCTGCCTGGCTGCTGGGGATGGGCATCGGCCCTGTTGGAGTTAATTTTGTTCTGGCCAGAGGTTATCAAAACACATTTAAAATATTTATTTTCTTATGGGCCCTCGGCCTTGTCATTGCTTTACTGGCTCCCTTTGCGGCCAAAACAACCGCCATCAACTTTACCATTCTAGATCAGGTTAAAAGGTTGGCCTCCGACCGTATGGTGGTTCAAATTTTATTGCCGGGTATGTTTTTACAGACCCTGGCTGCCAGTTTGTTATTGCCCATATTGCCACTCTACGCAACCCATGTTTTAGATTTGAGCACCCAACAGTACGGTTTGCTATTAACCATTGGTGGTGCAACTGCGATTCTTTTTCTGGTTCCTATGGGTAGAATGGTTGATCGTTTTTCTGTAAGAAATCTCTTGTCCCTAGGTTTTTTGTTAAGCGCTCTGTTATTGGGTCTTTTTCCCCTTATTAGGAATTTGAAACTGATTGTATTCTTGGTATTTCTCGTAGGATTTTCCTATGCCATTATACTGCCAGCCTGGAACTCTCTATTGGCCAAGGCCATCCCAGAAGAGCAACAGGCTACGGGTTGGGGTATTTTTACGACCTTGGAAGGTCTGGGCATCGCCGCTGGTCCCACTCTGGGCGGAGCCATTGCCACTTCCCTCCACCCCGCAGGGGCTATCTATATGAGTGCTTTTATATTAGCCTTCATGGGTATCTTTTATGTTTTATACCCTGTTGAAGAATTATTAAAAAACCAGGAGAAAGAAAATGTATCTTAA
- a CDS encoding divergent PAP2 family protein, translating to MYYWLWLNKILFAPLSAFLIAQIMKGILASIKSKKWHWDRFIEAGGMPSSHSAMVTALATASGLQYGWSSSLFTITAIFAIIVMYDAMGVRRAAGIHAKILNQMLEEMGRQDGQQNVKALRELIGHNPSEVVAGALLGVVMASVVF from the coding sequence ATGTATTACTGGCTCTGGCTAAACAAAATTTTATTTGCTCCCTTATCGGCGTTTCTTATTGCTCAAATAATGAAGGGAATTCTTGCAAGTATCAAAAGTAAAAAATGGCACTGGGACAGATTTATTGAGGCGGGCGGCATGCCCAGTTCTCATTCAGCTATGGTAACGGCACTGGCAACAGCTTCGGGACTTCAATATGGTTGGTCTTCCTCCCTGTTTACCATAACTGCCATTTTCGCCATCATCGTGATGTATGATGCTATGGGTGTTCGTCGTGCAGCGGGCATTCATGCTAAAATCTTAAACCAAATGCTTGAAGAAATGGGCAGGCAGGATGGTCAGCAAAATGTTAAGGCGTTAAGGGAATTGATTGGACATAACCCCTCTGAGGTAGTAGCAGGCGCTTTGCTCGGGGTTGTTATGGCCTCGGTGGTTTTTTAA
- a CDS encoding glycosyl hydrolase family 18 protein: MTKRIWTTYGLLFMYLFALCITIFPTPVDAGKTQPVVMGYYSKDWYTDQDSYHALSRYSGYLDYVATFTARIDSNGNLMVDFLPSEGIELAKKKNVKPLLVVHNMYSGGMDWGSAAAVLSDSNKRWKLANNIASLVKKYGYAGVNIDLEAVPTGNRGDYTKLLWELKGLLKSGDYVLTAAVPAKNSDQRNNNWSGAYDYREIGRVCDYVMLMTYDEHWFGGTPGPVASLSWVQSVLDYAVSQMPSQKILLGLAGYGYDWSNAKTRTIKWKDINSIVQQTGAQVRWDNASSTPYFYYWNGSQKHEVWFENKYSLGIKMGLVKSYKLGGVGFWRMGFENDSFWETIRYKLR; this comes from the coding sequence ATGACAAAAAGAATATGGACAACCTATGGGCTGCTGTTTATGTATCTGTTTGCCTTGTGTATTACGATTTTCCCCACTCCGGTTGACGCAGGTAAGACCCAACCTGTGGTTATGGGCTATTATAGCAAAGATTGGTATACAGACCAAGACTCGTATCATGCATTATCAAGGTACTCTGGTTATTTGGATTATGTGGCTACATTTACAGCCCGTATCGATAGCAATGGGAACCTAATGGTAGATTTTCTGCCGTCGGAGGGTATTGAACTGGCAAAGAAGAAGAACGTAAAACCTCTTCTGGTTGTACATAACATGTATAGCGGTGGCATGGATTGGGGTTCCGCAGCAGCAGTTTTGAGTGATTCTAACAAACGTTGGAAACTAGCCAATAATATTGCTTCGTTAGTTAAAAAATACGGTTATGCTGGTGTAAATATTGACCTTGAGGCTGTACCTACTGGCAACAGAGGGGATTACACCAAGCTTTTATGGGAATTAAAGGGTCTGCTAAAATCTGGAGACTATGTTCTTACTGCGGCAGTGCCGGCTAAAAACAGTGACCAAAGGAATAACAATTGGTCTGGTGCCTATGACTATAGGGAAATTGGCCGGGTATGCGACTATGTAATGCTGATGACCTATGATGAGCACTGGTTTGGTGGAACCCCCGGTCCCGTTGCCTCCTTGTCCTGGGTGCAAAGTGTTCTTGACTATGCAGTTAGTCAAATGCCTTCACAGAAAATTTTACTGGGTCTGGCAGGTTATGGCTATGATTGGTCCAATGCCAAGACCAGAACAATTAAATGGAAGGATATAAATAGTATAGTTCAACAAACCGGGGCCCAGGTTCGCTGGGATAACGCTAGTAGTACACCTTACTTTTATTATTGGAATGGCAGCCAAAAGCATGAAGTCTGGTTCGAAAATAAATATAGTCTTGGTATAAAAATGGGTTTAGTAAAATCCTACAAATTGGGTGGCGTCGGTTTTTGGCGCATGGGTTTTGAAAATGATAGTTTTTGGGAGACCATCCGTTACAAACTGAGATAG
- a CDS encoding ferrous iron transport protein A: protein MTLDKCKRGQRLKIMNIPNEIIRSQAIRFGISEGAIVTCEEVVPAGPVVVGMFKQQIAIGRQLARGITVQPVS from the coding sequence ATGACTCTAGATAAATGCAAAAGAGGACAAAGGCTTAAGATTATGAATATCCCCAATGAAATTATCCGGTCTCAGGCAATTCGTTTCGGCATTTCTGAAGGGGCCATTGTTACTTGTGAAGAGGTGGTTCCCGCGGGACCTGTGGTGGTAGGTATGTTTAAACAGCAAATTGCCATTGGTAGGCAGTTAGCTAGAGGTATCACAGTTCAACCAGTTAGCTAA
- the feoB gene encoding ferrous iron transport protein B produces MNNKESSSPRITGKNIVLVGNPNVGKSVIFNYLTGSYVDVANFPGTTNNVICGRFGQDAVTDTPGIYGISSFNEEEKITRDIVLHGDVLINIVDAVHLERDLFLTQQLIDTGLPVLVMLNMIDEAEHQGIKIDIEVLKELLGVPIIATVAVEGKGLDQVRDAIEGAQMGRVLPVVKEKLAELPDTISRPEKLLALEGDIAVSERNGVTPGPYRTLFYKERRQWVNQLVAMSVKEAGPREAWGARLSRWMIQPATGIPLLIATLWVLYQLIGVFVAQTVVEFTEGVIMGEYFQPAAKALVGTMVAPDTALSEILVGQFGVITMTVTYLIGLLLPLVLGFNLVLALLEDTGYLPRIAILLDRVLTFFGLNGQAVIPLVLGFGCVTMALMSTRLLGSERERRIATIILALTVPCSAQLAIIATMLAGLGPGFAIVYGILILSVFIAGGVLLDRFIPGNSSSLWIDLPPLRLPRMDNVLQKTWGKSKEFITEAAPLFALGALFLGLLEVTGTLDSIENALVPLTVSWLGLPKEAASGFIMGVIRREFGTAGLFSFPMSDMQKLIALTTITLFVPCIASAMVIFKERGWKEGTAIWIGVVMVAFFVGGLANQLLKFFAIYFSTAAPLTMLAGSIIVGLVLILGLSWVTPGFSRSR; encoded by the coding sequence ATGAATAACAAAGAGTCTAGCTCCCCAAGGATTACTGGGAAAAATATTGTTCTGGTGGGTAATCCTAATGTGGGGAAGTCCGTTATTTTTAATTATCTTACCGGAAGCTATGTGGACGTGGCAAACTTTCCGGGTACAACAAACAATGTAATATGTGGGCGTTTTGGCCAGGATGCCGTCACAGATACCCCGGGAATTTATGGAATTTCCTCTTTTAATGAGGAAGAAAAAATTACCCGGGATATTGTTTTGCATGGGGATGTGCTTATTAACATTGTAGATGCTGTACATTTGGAAAGAGACTTGTTTTTGACCCAGCAACTTATTGATACAGGTCTCCCTGTACTGGTTATGCTGAATATGATTGATGAGGCAGAGCACCAAGGAATCAAAATTGATATTGAGGTGTTAAAGGAACTTCTAGGGGTTCCGATAATAGCTACGGTGGCTGTGGAAGGAAAGGGTTTGGATCAGGTTAGGGATGCCATTGAAGGGGCCCAGATGGGCCGTGTTTTACCAGTGGTTAAGGAAAAATTGGCAGAATTGCCAGATACTATTTCTCGACCTGAAAAGTTACTTGCTTTGGAAGGAGATATTGCTGTTTCGGAAAGAAACGGAGTCACCCCAGGCCCATACAGAACGCTTTTTTATAAAGAAAGACGCCAATGGGTAAATCAATTAGTTGCTATGTCAGTAAAAGAAGCAGGTCCTCGGGAGGCTTGGGGGGCCAGGCTAAGCCGCTGGATGATTCAACCGGCCACAGGAATCCCCCTGTTGATTGCCACTCTGTGGGTGCTCTATCAGCTTATCGGTGTTTTTGTTGCCCAAACAGTGGTGGAATTTACTGAAGGGGTTATTATGGGAGAATATTTCCAACCTGCTGCCAAAGCACTGGTAGGAACGATGGTTGCTCCAGATACAGCTCTCAGTGAGATACTGGTGGGGCAGTTTGGGGTGATTACCATGACCGTTACTTACTTAATTGGACTTTTGCTACCTTTGGTTCTGGGATTTAATCTTGTACTGGCCTTGTTGGAAGACACAGGTTATTTACCCAGAATTGCCATCCTGTTGGATCGGGTATTAACTTTCTTTGGATTAAATGGCCAGGCTGTTATTCCGCTGGTACTGGGGTTTGGCTGTGTAACAATGGCTTTAATGTCAACACGATTACTGGGTTCTGAACGGGAACGGCGTATTGCAACCATTATTTTGGCATTGACAGTACCCTGTTCAGCTCAATTGGCAATCATCGCCACCATGCTGGCTGGGCTTGGGCCAGGCTTTGCAATTGTTTATGGCATATTAATCCTGAGTGTTTTCATCGCCGGAGGCGTATTATTGGACAGATTTATACCCGGTAACTCCTCCTCCCTTTGGATTGATCTGCCCCCCCTGCGGTTGCCCCGCATGGACAACGTGCTGCAGAAAACCTGGGGTAAAAGCAAGGAGTTTATTACCGAAGCTGCCCCTTTGTTTGCATTGGGAGCTTTGTTCCTTGGCTTGCTAGAGGTGACAGGCACCTTGGATTCCATTGAGAATGCCTTGGTCCCCCTAACAGTAAGCTGGTTGGGTTTGCCTAAGGAAGCAGCCAGTGGTTTTATTATGGGAGTCATACGCCGGGAATTCGGTACCGCGGGACTATTTTCTTTCCCCATGTCGGATATGCAAAAATTAATAGCACTGACCACCATTACATTATTTGTTCCCTGCATCGCTTCGGCAATGGTTATTTTTAAAGAGCGGGGATGGAAAGAAGGAACAGCCATTTGGATCGGAGTTGTTATGGTAGCATTTTTCGTGGGTGGATTGGCAAATCAGTTACTAAAATTTTTTGCCATTTATTTTTCTACAGCGGCTCCCTTGACTATGCTGGCAGGCTCTATTATAGTAGGACTTGTTTTAATATTAGGACTTAGTTGGGTTACTCCCGGATTTTCCAGGAGCAGGTGA
- a CDS encoding D-alanyl-D-alanine carboxypeptidase family protein, whose product MYSRLINILIVLLLLTVTSQAWAGQPQITGETAVLLDAKSGAVLYGKEEHKRMYPASTTKVLTALVALEHARMTDRVTIGPNPSKAGGTSIWLQEGEQLAMQELLYALMLNSANDAGVAIAEHVAGSVGKFAAMSNERARELGANNTHFVNPHGMPNKDHYSTAYDLALIGQAALKNKDLRKILTTIHHEIPRADPEAQKYLFNHNKLLWSKTYGYKGATGLKTGYTVEAGQCIIASAERNGMELIAVVLRSEGFNLWTDAAKLLDYGFANFTNRQLVQGGKIMADVPVKYGKSHVKLLAQNDFYYTFPKEGTVDLHVITEPAEEAKAPVDKGQVLGAVVIQNGKEIVGKVPLVAQETVQRDWQAITKTYFKWILPPSLLLLWIRRRLYLKRKRQQRMARRQKYYNYPID is encoded by the coding sequence ATGTATAGTCGCTTAATCAACATTTTAATAGTGTTGCTACTCCTAACCGTTACTTCACAAGCCTGGGCAGGGCAACCCCAAATCACAGGGGAGACCGCCGTTCTGCTGGATGCTAAATCAGGTGCAGTTTTGTATGGCAAGGAGGAACACAAGAGAATGTATCCTGCCAGCACCACAAAGGTATTGACAGCCCTAGTGGCGCTGGAACACGCCCGGATGACAGATCGGGTGACTATTGGTCCTAACCCTAGCAAGGCCGGCGGAACCTCCATCTGGCTGCAAGAGGGAGAACAATTAGCCATGCAGGAACTTCTTTATGCTCTAATGTTAAACTCTGCCAATGATGCAGGAGTTGCCATTGCAGAACATGTGGCAGGTTCGGTAGGAAAATTCGCAGCCATGTCCAATGAAAGGGCTAGAGAACTAGGGGCTAATAACACTCATTTTGTGAACCCCCATGGGATGCCGAATAAAGATCATTATTCCACTGCCTATGATCTTGCCCTCATAGGCCAAGCGGCATTAAAAAATAAAGACCTTAGAAAAATATTGACAACCATTCACCATGAAATACCCAGGGCCGACCCGGAGGCTCAAAAATATTTATTTAATCATAACAAGCTTCTGTGGAGTAAGACCTATGGCTATAAAGGTGCAACGGGGCTGAAAACCGGTTATACCGTTGAAGCTGGGCAGTGTATTATTGCTTCTGCAGAGAGAAATGGCATGGAACTAATAGCAGTGGTGTTGCGTAGTGAAGGCTTTAATTTGTGGACCGATGCAGCTAAGTTACTGGATTATGGTTTTGCAAACTTTACCAATCGACAGTTGGTGCAGGGTGGCAAAATCATGGCAGATGTGCCAGTGAAGTATGGCAAAAGCCATGTAAAACTGCTAGCCCAAAATGACTTTTATTATACCTTTCCCAAAGAGGGAACTGTTGACCTTCATGTAATCACCGAGCCCGCAGAAGAAGCCAAAGCACCGGTTGACAAGGGCCAGGTTTTGGGGGCAGTGGTTATACAGAATGGTAAAGAGATTGTTGGAAAGGTTCCACTGGTTGCTCAGGAGACAGTTCAACGGGACTGGCAAGCCATAACTAAAACCTATTTTAAATGGATTCTACCACCGAGCTTGCTTTTACTGTGGATTCGCCGTAGGCTTTATTTAAAAAGAAAAAGGCAGCAAAGAATGGCTAGGCGCCAAAAGTATTATAATTACCCAATAGACTAA